Within Buchnera aphidicola (Takecallis arundicolens), the genomic segment TTTACAGTACGTGATTCTGGCATACCAGTAAAATTTGCACTAGTTGATATAATTGGCTTACCATAATATAAACATAATCTTTTTACAACAGGATGTTTTGTAACGCGTACAGCAACTAAATTAGAAAAACCAGTAATCCAATTTGAAATATTGGATCGAGCAGGTACTAAAAAAGTAATAAAACCAGAATATAAAGAAAATATTTTTTGTTTTTGAAAATCAGATAATCTACATTCATTAATATATGGTATTAATTGATTATAAGATGCAGCGACTAAAATTAAACCTTTTCTTTTACTCCTATTTTTTAATTTTAATAAATTTATTATAGCATCATCACTATCAGGATTACAACCCAAAGCAAACACTGCTTCTGTAGGATACGCAATAATATAATTTTTATTTAAAAAATCTATACACTTTAAAAGTGATGTATATATATGACATGTTTTTAACATACATTTATTTCAATTAATTATGTTGATAATAGAACAAATATTATATAGTATCATAGAATAATAACTATCATTACATATATTATATATTTTACAAACTCTTATAATATTAAATTATACTCATTTATATATAACATTAATATGGCAATACTAAAAATATTAAAATATCCAGATAAAAAATTACGATTAATAGCAAATCCAGTAAGATCAGTAAATAAAAAAATTCAGAATATAATAAATGACATGTTTGAAACTATGTATAATAAACAAGGTATAGGTTTAGCTGCAACACAAGTTGATATTAAATTAAATATTATCGTTATTGATCTAATGATAAAAAAATACCAACCAATAGTTCTTATTAATCCAAAAATAATAAAAAAAATAGGTATCATACAAACCAAAGAAAGTTGTTTATCAATCCCTGGAATCAGTAAAAAAATTACTAGAGCAAAAGAAATTAAAATAAGTGCATTAAATTATTACGGTAAAAAAATATATATCTCAGCACATGAACTTCTTGCAATATGTATACAACACGAAATGGATCATTTAATTGGAAAATTATTGATTGATTATTTATAATATCATAAATTAAAACAGTAACACAATATAATATGAACGATAAAAAAAAAAAAATAAAAATCATTTTTGCAGGTACTCCACATTTTGCAGCATGCCACTTAGAAACATTAATAACATCAAAACATATAATATTAGGTATTTTAACACAACCAGACCGTCCTAATAAAAGAGGTAATATTACAACATACACACCAGTTAAAACATTAGCAAAAAAATATAAAATTCCAGTTTTTCAACCCATTCAAATTCAAAATACAACCGACTGTACAGAAATATTAAATATGAAAGCAGACATTATGATTGTTGTAGCATATGGAGTAATATTACCAAAATTTTTATTAAATGCATTTCCTATGGGATGCATTAATGTACATGCTTCTTTATTACCCCATTGGAGAGGTGCTGCACCAATCCAATGGGCAATATTAAAAGGCGAAAAAAAAACAGGAATTACAATTATCCAAATGGAAGAAAAATTAGATGCTGGAAAAATATTATATACAGTACCATGTAACATTCTTAATAAAGATACAACAAACAGCTTACTTCATAAACTCAGTAGAATTGGATCACAAGCAATACTAATAGTTCTAAAAAAAATAAATAATAAAAGTATTATTCCTATAATACAAGATGAAAATAAAGTAACTTATGCAACTAAATTATCAAAATTAATGGGAAAAATTAATTTTTTTACATCTGCAAAAGTGATAGAACGTATGATTCGAGCATTTCATCCATGGCCAGGAACTTATATTGAAATCAAAAATATAAAAATAAAAATTTATCAAGCAGAAATTATAAAATCAAATTTAATATATCAAATTGGTCAAATTATTAAAATAAATAAATATGGTATACAAATACAAACAAAGAAAAATATTTTAAACATTCAAAAAATACAAATACCAGGAAAAAAAATTCATTCAGTATGTAAATTTATACAAACAAAAAATAAATTATTTCAAGTTAATCAAATATTAACTACTGAAAGTATCAAGTAAATATAAACGGCAATAATATGCCGTTATATAAAACTAAAATATACAAAAATTTATTTTTTATATAAAATATCACGATCAACAAATTTCATATAAGCAATGTTTGCTTTATCTCCAGATCGAAAACCGTATTTCAAAATTTGCGTATATCCACCTGGGCGATTTAAAAAAAAAGGTCCTAATTCATTAAATAATTTTAATACACTAATATCATCTCTAATTTTTGAAAAAACTAATCTTCTATTAGCAACAGAGTCAATTTTAGAAACAGTAATTAATGGTTCAATAATGGTACGTAATTCTTTTGCTTTAGGCAAAGTAGTCTTTATAAGTTCATATTTTAATAACGAACATGCCATATTAGCAAACATAGCTTTATAATGACTAGAAGTACGATTTAAAGAACGACCACATTTTCTATGTCTCATTGGCTATCCCCATATGCATAAAAATAAAAAACACACATATTATTATATTCACCTTACGTTTTTGGAGGCCAATTTTTAATACGCATGCCTAACGATAATCCTTTTGAAGACAATATCTCTTTAATTTCAGTTAAAGATTTTTTACCAAGATTTGGTGCTTTCAATAATTCTGATTCAGTCTTTTGTACTAAATCACCTATGTGATTTACCATTTCTGTTTTTAAACAATTTGCAGATCGTACAGTCAATTCTAAATCATCAACCGACTTAAGTAAAATAGGATCAAAATCTGGTTTTTTTTCTTTAACTTCAACAACCGGTTGTTTTGTTAAATAATTTAAGTCAACAAAGGTTGATAATTGTTCAGATAAAATAGTAGCAGAACGACGCACTGCTTCTTCAGGATCAATAGTTCCATTTGTTTCTATTTCTATAATTAACTTATCTAAATCTGTACGCTGTTTAACCCTTGCCGGTTCTACAAAATATGCAATGCGTTCAATAGGACTATAACAAGTATCTAAAGATATACAACCAACATGTTTATTAATATCATGTGATGCAATTCTCGATGCAGCAGAAACATAACCAATACCTTTATTTACTTTCATAATCATATCAATTGATGCTGTTGGATCAGTTATATTACAAATTACATGTTGTGGATTCATGATAACAACACTACTATCATGTATAATATCAGACGCTTGAACAAACCCAATACCAGATTTTTGAATTTGTAAGACTGCTTGATCTTTACCATTAATTTTAATAGCTAACTCTTTAATATGCAATAATATCGTTAATATATCTTCTTGAATACCAGTTTTAGCACTATATTCATGTAAAAT encodes:
- the fmt gene encoding methionyl-tRNA formyltransferase; this encodes MNDKKKKIKIIFAGTPHFAACHLETLITSKHIILGILTQPDRPNKRGNITTYTPVKTLAKKYKIPVFQPIQIQNTTDCTEILNMKADIMIVVAYGVILPKFLLNAFPMGCINVHASLLPHWRGAAPIQWAILKGEKKTGITIIQMEEKLDAGKILYTVPCNILNKDTTNSLLHKLSRIGSQAILIVLKKINNKSIIPIIQDENKVTYATKLSKLMGKINFFTSAKVIERMIRAFHPWPGTYIEIKNIKIKIYQAEIIKSNLIYQIGQIIKINKYGIQIQTKKNILNIQKIQIPGKKIHSVCKFIQTKNKLFQVNQILTTESIK
- the rplQ gene encoding 50S ribosomal protein L17, giving the protein MRHRKCGRSLNRTSSHYKAMFANMACSLLKYELIKTTLPKAKELRTIIEPLITVSKIDSVANRRLVFSKIRDDISVLKLFNELGPFFLNRPGGYTQILKYGFRSGDKANIAYMKFVDRDILYKK
- the def gene encoding peptide deformylase — its product is MAILKILKYPDKKLRLIANPVRSVNKKIQNIINDMFETMYNKQGIGLAATQVDIKLNIIVIDLMIKKYQPIVLINPKIIKKIGIIQTKESCLSIPGISKKITRAKEIKISALNYYGKKIYISAHELLAICIQHEMDHLIGKLLIDYL
- a CDS encoding Sua5/YciO/YrdC/YwlC family protein translates to MLKTCHIYTSLLKCIDFLNKNYIIAYPTEAVFALGCNPDSDDAIINLLKLKNRSKRKGLILVAASYNQLIPYINECRLSDFQKQKIFSLYSGFITFLVPARSNISNWITGFSNLVAVRVTKHPVVKRLCLYYGKPIISTSANFTGMPESRTVKDVLKYFGSDIPILDGNIGNFLYPSKIFNILTGEYVRNAYSKKI
- the rpoA gene encoding DNA-directed RNA polymerase subunit alpha produces the protein MQNLSTGLLKPSIVDIEQIRATYFKVTIEPLERGFGHTIGNALRRILLSSIPGYAVTEVQIKGILHEYSAKTGIQEDILTILLHIKELAIKINGKDQAVLQIQKSGIGFVQASDIIHDSSVVIMNPQHVICNITDPTASIDMIMKVNKGIGYVSAASRIASHDINKHVGCISLDTCYSPIERIAYFVEPARVKQRTDLDKLIIEIETNGTIDPEEAVRRSATILSEQLSTFVDLNYLTKQPVVEVKEKKPDFDPILLKSVDDLELTVRSANCLKTEMVNHIGDLVQKTESELLKAPNLGKKSLTEIKEILSSKGLSLGMRIKNWPPKT